The Nitrospira sp. genome has a segment encoding these proteins:
- a CDS encoding DsbA family oxidoreductase codes for MTLTIEPGPKLHIDVYSDVVCPWCYVGKRRLERALKKRRDDVGVEVKWRPFQLNPTMAKSGMDRTVYLQTKFGSLDRFKEMEQRLLEAGRAEQIPFAFEKIARTPNTFLAHRLIWYAGQQGCQDAVVESLFKGYFEEGSDIGSKSILAELADRAGLSADEFLASEEGAAEVKAEESVGHELGIRGVPYFVLDGTYGISGAQSPEILHSVFQRREADRAEGKPRRG; via the coding sequence ATGACTTTGACGATTGAGCCGGGCCCAAAACTCCATATCGACGTCTATTCCGATGTCGTCTGTCCTTGGTGCTATGTCGGTAAGCGACGGCTCGAACGGGCGCTCAAGAAACGGCGTGATGACGTAGGGGTGGAAGTGAAATGGAGGCCGTTTCAATTGAATCCCACCATGGCCAAGAGCGGGATGGATCGGACGGTCTATCTTCAAACCAAGTTCGGCAGCCTGGATAGGTTTAAGGAAATGGAGCAGCGTTTGTTAGAGGCCGGAAGGGCCGAGCAGATCCCGTTTGCCTTTGAGAAGATTGCCAGAACCCCGAACACCTTCCTAGCCCATCGGTTGATTTGGTATGCAGGACAGCAAGGTTGTCAGGACGCGGTGGTGGAATCGTTGTTCAAAGGCTATTTTGAAGAGGGTTCCGATATCGGTTCTAAGTCGATACTGGCAGAGTTGGCCGATCGAGCAGGACTGAGCGCGGACGAGTTTCTTGCGAGCGAAGAGGGAGCTGCAGAAGTCAAAGCGGAAGAGTCGGTTGGGCACGAGCTGGGCATTCGAGGAGTGCCGTACTTCGTTCTCGATGGAACCTATGGAATCTCGGGCGCACAATCTCCTGAAATACTTCACTCGGTTTTCCAACGCAGAGAGGCTGATCGTGCGGAGGGCAAGCCGCGGCGGGGATGA
- a CDS encoding ankyrin repeat domain-containing protein translates to MTTLHITWVVGLILVATMVDAYGQGVNIADDQALIIAAERNDVSTIRRLLEAGTNVRARDAQGRTALLAATAQNHIASARLLIEAGADVNAQDDKLDSPLLLAGASGYLDILKLTLKANPNFKVYNRFGGTALIPACERGHVEAVRELLKTEIDIDHVNNLGWTALLEAIVLGDGGPKHQEIVRMLVSAGVNVNLSDRQGVTPLQHARRSGFEVIAHVLELHGAR, encoded by the coding sequence ATGACGACGCTGCACATAACCTGGGTAGTCGGTCTGATCCTCGTTGCCACCATGGTTGATGCTTACGGCCAAGGTGTAAACATTGCGGACGATCAAGCCTTGATCATCGCCGCAGAGCGTAACGATGTCTCAACCATACGGCGGCTGTTGGAAGCGGGAACCAACGTCCGTGCTCGCGATGCGCAAGGGCGCACGGCATTACTCGCAGCAACCGCTCAGAACCATATCGCAAGTGCTAGACTGCTGATCGAAGCTGGTGCGGATGTCAACGCCCAGGACGACAAGCTCGACAGCCCGCTGCTTTTAGCCGGCGCCAGCGGGTACCTCGACATTCTCAAGCTCACGCTCAAAGCCAATCCGAACTTCAAGGTCTACAACCGTTTTGGTGGCACGGCGCTGATCCCAGCCTGTGAACGTGGACACGTCGAAGCGGTTCGGGAATTGCTCAAAACGGAAATTGACATCGACCACGTGAACAACCTTGGTTGGACGGCGCTGTTGGAGGCCATCGTGCTCGGCGACGGCGGACCGAAGCATCAGGAGATCGTCCGTATGCTGGTGTCTGCTGGGGTCAACGTCAATCTCTCAGACAGACAGGGCGTGACGCCGCTTCAACATGCTCGACGAAGTGGTTTTGAGGTGATTGCTCACGTACTGGAATTGCACGGCGCCCGATAG
- a CDS encoding heme-binding protein, whose amino-acid sequence MRRNCEFHFLRQLCVCGLLGAVMIVGFFPAIVEAEDLPREAVLPLSLAAKAASAALAQCAQDGYRVSVAVVDRAGIVRSFLRADGAGPHTVESSQKKAYTAASMRGPTANVADLIAKTPAVQGLQYMNDKILFLAGGLPIDIDGDVVGGIGVGGAPGGHLDAACAQAGLDSIGAAPKFQGPK is encoded by the coding sequence ATGCGAAGGAATTGCGAGTTTCATTTCCTGAGACAATTATGTGTCTGTGGGCTGCTTGGTGCGGTGATGATCGTCGGATTCTTTCCTGCGATTGTTGAAGCAGAAGACTTGCCGCGAGAAGCGGTGCTCCCGCTGTCTCTGGCGGCGAAGGCCGCTTCTGCCGCATTGGCCCAATGCGCTCAAGATGGGTATCGCGTCAGCGTGGCAGTCGTTGATCGGGCCGGGATCGTGAGATCGTTCTTGCGCGCCGATGGAGCCGGGCCTCATACCGTCGAAAGCAGTCAGAAAAAAGCCTATACGGCTGCGAGCATGCGTGGACCGACAGCCAATGTCGCCGATCTGATTGCCAAAACGCCGGCGGTGCAGGGGCTTCAGTATATGAACGATAAGATCCTATTTCTGGCCGGAGGGTTACCGATCGATATCGACGGTGACGTGGTGGGGGGAATCGGAGTCGGTGGCGCTCCGGGAGGACATTTGGATGCCGCCTGCGCCCAGGCCGGTCTCGACAGCATCGGCGCGGCGCCGAAATTCCAGGGACCGAAATAG
- a CDS encoding VOC family protein: MAVQVYGCNHVVIEVTDAKKAVKFYSDVFGLKMLRGGEGAAWCKLGEHQFMAIFEVEQLQPDRTKHFGLMVRDAKQIQEVRKKLTKKYKLKLHPNFRCDFRDPWGNRIQVGDLSDESLVWLLPYQEVQKTGIVFTSNKK; encoded by the coding sequence ATGGCCGTTCAAGTCTATGGTTGTAACCATGTCGTGATTGAAGTCACGGACGCCAAAAAAGCGGTGAAGTTCTACTCGGACGTTTTCGGACTGAAGATGTTACGAGGCGGCGAAGGAGCAGCCTGGTGCAAACTCGGCGAACATCAATTCATGGCGATTTTTGAAGTCGAGCAATTACAGCCGGATCGGACCAAGCACTTTGGACTCATGGTCCGCGATGCGAAGCAGATTCAAGAAGTCCGCAAGAAACTGACGAAGAAGTACAAGTTGAAGCTCCATCCGAACTTCCGTTGCGACTTTCGAGATCCATGGGGCAATCGTATTCAGGTGGGTGATCTGAGTGACGAGTCGTTGGTGTGGCTCCTCCCTTACCAGGAAGTTCAGAAAACTGGAATTGTCTTCACCTCAAACAAGAAGTGA
- a CDS encoding MBL fold metallo-hydrolase, whose amino-acid sequence MIFTQLNPGSCRTYLIADERSKEAVLVDPVLERVPDYIKTIEQQKLALTHVIDTHTHADHISGGASLKDQLKCEYVMHAKAPARCVTFHLTDGFECRLGNMSVKVLSTPGHTRDSVTLILPDLVLTGDVLFLDDAGAGRTDLPGGDPGEHWDSLQRILGLPDHLVVYPAHEYRNRQPSTLKQQKQRNPNLQPRSKQAYRDYLEGLKLGPAEWMKDVLKANYACARDPKAAWIPVDVPACEVKGTLGQGANDQLVAGIPPDQVKRALEGDNPPLLLDVRDPEELTGELRHIEGIINIPVTELARRLGELEGFQAREIVTVCKSGGRAHTAAQVLMQAGFLKVHVMVGGMTAWKQAGYPTVSS is encoded by the coding sequence ATGATTTTCACACAGCTCAATCCCGGCTCTTGCCGTACCTATCTGATCGCCGATGAGAGGAGCAAGGAGGCAGTTCTTGTTGACCCGGTGTTAGAACGGGTTCCGGACTATATCAAGACGATTGAGCAGCAGAAACTGGCCCTCACGCACGTCATTGACACCCATACCCATGCCGACCACATTTCGGGCGGCGCGTCTCTCAAGGATCAGCTCAAATGCGAGTATGTCATGCACGCCAAGGCCCCGGCGCGCTGTGTGACCTTTCACCTCACCGACGGATTCGAATGTCGGCTCGGCAATATGTCAGTGAAAGTCCTGTCCACGCCCGGCCACACCAGGGATAGCGTGACCTTGATCCTCCCAGACCTTGTGCTCACCGGCGATGTGCTATTTCTTGATGATGCAGGTGCCGGCCGCACTGACCTACCAGGAGGCGACCCGGGCGAACATTGGGATAGTCTACAACGGATTCTCGGACTGCCCGATCATCTCGTTGTATACCCAGCCCATGAGTACCGGAATCGCCAACCTTCCACCCTCAAGCAGCAGAAGCAGCGCAATCCGAACCTGCAACCCAGGAGCAAGCAAGCGTACCGCGACTATCTGGAAGGGTTGAAGCTCGGGCCGGCCGAGTGGATGAAAGACGTGCTCAAAGCGAACTACGCCTGCGCCCGCGATCCCAAGGCTGCCTGGATTCCGGTGGATGTCCCAGCCTGCGAGGTCAAAGGAACCCTTGGCCAAGGTGCGAACGATCAGTTGGTTGCCGGGATTCCGCCTGATCAAGTCAAGCGGGCGCTGGAAGGCGACAATCCTCCGCTGTTGCTCGATGTAAGGGACCCAGAGGAGTTGACCGGGGAACTGCGACACATTGAAGGGATCATCAATATTCCGGTGACCGAATTGGCGCGTCGGCTTGGTGAATTGGAGGGCTTCCAAGCTCGGGAAATCGTCACGGTTTGCAAGAGCGGCGGGCGAGCTCATACGGCGGCACAGGTTCTGATGCAAGCGGGCTTCCTCAAGGTGCATGTGATGGTGGGAGGCATGACCGCCTGGAAGCAGGCCGGCTACCCCACAGTGAGCAGTTGA
- a CDS encoding NAD(P)H-binding protein — translation MFVVVGATGNTGSAVVETLLSKKQPVRIIVRSADKGAVWKAKGADVVVASLDDVSASTKAFEGAKGVYLLVPPNYGAEAWLADQRARMDRAAEAVQKSGVEHVVFLSSVGGHIAGKTGPIRAASYGEQALGRVAKRLTILRPCYFMDNWTPVIGAAKAEGILPTFIAPQAKVPMISTKDIGRIAAEQLIAGGLAKQIVEMAGPADYSPDEVASALGQILGKTVTPQHAPLNAVVPTFKSFGFSDEAARLFEEMYAAFSTGTIHYEHPASVIRGRITLAEVLNGLVKAG, via the coding sequence ATGTTTGTTGTCGTAGGGGCTACCGGGAATACTGGATCTGCAGTCGTGGAGACGTTATTGAGTAAGAAACAGCCGGTTCGGATCATCGTCCGCTCGGCCGACAAGGGGGCAGTCTGGAAAGCGAAAGGCGCGGATGTCGTCGTCGCATCGCTTGACGATGTATCGGCCTCAACCAAGGCTTTCGAAGGGGCGAAGGGAGTCTATTTGTTGGTGCCGCCAAATTACGGTGCCGAGGCATGGTTGGCGGATCAACGAGCACGGATGGATCGGGCTGCAGAGGCCGTTCAGAAGAGTGGGGTGGAGCATGTAGTCTTTCTGTCGTCGGTCGGCGGACATATTGCCGGAAAGACCGGCCCAATCCGAGCCGCGAGTTATGGCGAACAAGCTCTCGGCCGGGTTGCTAAGCGCCTGACCATTCTTCGACCTTGCTATTTTATGGATAACTGGACGCCGGTGATTGGCGCGGCGAAAGCAGAGGGAATTCTTCCGACATTCATCGCGCCTCAGGCCAAGGTTCCCATGATTTCAACCAAGGATATCGGTAGGATCGCAGCGGAGCAATTGATCGCCGGTGGACTGGCCAAACAGATCGTGGAAATGGCAGGTCCGGCAGACTACAGCCCTGATGAGGTTGCTTCAGCACTCGGTCAGATCTTGGGGAAAACGGTAACACCTCAACATGCGCCCCTAAATGCCGTTGTTCCGACGTTCAAGTCGTTTGGGTTTTCGGATGAGGCGGCAAGACTTTTTGAAGAGATGTATGCCGCCTTCTCGACCGGCACGATTCACTACGAGCATCCTGCGTCGGTGATTCGAGGCCGAATTACGCTGGCCGAGGTTTTGAATGGACTTGTGAAGGCCGGATGA
- a CDS encoding ester cyclase, with product MKTRAYLVVLGTVLLAGSPSIGLAQSNADIDVMKQQLAEVQRQHQVETANLENFDDLDFNVYSNQKWELLGKSHAKDILVHYPDGSTTKGLDPHIAALKPTFAFAPDHKIVDHPIRIASGNWTAVMGTMTGTFTQPMPIGGGKMIPPTGKAFKLNMVTIGRWEGATMAEEWLFWDNQAFMKQLGLAQ from the coding sequence ATGAAGACTCGAGCCTATCTCGTCGTGCTGGGTACTGTCCTGCTGGCCGGTTCTCCGAGCATCGGTCTAGCCCAGTCAAACGCCGACATTGACGTGATGAAGCAACAACTTGCCGAGGTCCAGCGCCAGCACCAAGTGGAAACCGCGAACCTGGAAAACTTCGATGACCTCGACTTCAATGTCTACAGTAACCAGAAATGGGAACTCCTCGGCAAGAGCCACGCCAAGGACATCCTCGTCCACTACCCAGATGGTAGCACGACCAAGGGCCTGGACCCGCACATCGCTGCACTCAAACCGACGTTCGCCTTTGCGCCCGATCACAAGATCGTCGACCACCCGATCCGCATCGCCTCAGGCAACTGGACAGCGGTCATGGGCACGATGACTGGCACGTTCACCCAACCGATGCCCATCGGCGGCGGCAAGATGATCCCGCCGACGGGCAAAGCCTTCAAGCTCAACATGGTCACCATTGGTCGCTGGGAGGGGGCCACCATGGCTGAGGAATGGTTGTTCTGGGACAACCAGGCGTTCATGAAGCAGTTGGGATTGGCTCAGTGA
- a CDS encoding SDR family NAD(P)-dependent oxidoreductase: protein MPLKQRVVLIAGGSGALGQTVTPAFAQSGARVITADRNPPPEQVAAGKAMKTDVTDDAAVRRLVDDVIRTAGRLDVLVNLVGGFAMGRAVDTDVSLWQRMLTMNVTSAFLLSKAVLPHMVERGTGRILHVAAWAAVEPFPGAAAYLVAKSSLLALIRVLALELKGSGVTVNGVLPTTIDTPANRASMPHTDPSTWAKPESIADTLLFLASDEAGQISGAAIPVGTGGGATPAGKL, encoded by the coding sequence ATGCCATTAAAGCAACGCGTCGTGCTGATTGCTGGAGGATCCGGCGCGCTGGGTCAGACGGTCACACCGGCCTTTGCGCAATCGGGCGCGCGCGTCATTACCGCAGACCGCAATCCGCCACCGGAACAGGTGGCAGCAGGGAAGGCGATGAAGACCGACGTCACCGATGACGCGGCTGTCCGTCGGCTCGTGGATGACGTGATCCGAACGGCGGGCCGTCTCGATGTGTTGGTGAATTTGGTCGGAGGCTTTGCCATGGGGCGCGCTGTGGACACCGATGTGTCGTTGTGGCAGCGGATGTTGACCATGAACGTGACGTCGGCGTTCCTGTTGTCGAAAGCCGTCTTACCCCATATGGTGGAACGCGGAACCGGTCGCATCCTGCACGTGGCGGCTTGGGCGGCGGTCGAGCCGTTTCCCGGCGCTGCCGCCTATCTCGTCGCCAAGTCGAGCCTGCTGGCGCTGATCCGCGTGTTGGCGCTTGAGCTGAAAGGCTCGGGCGTGACGGTCAATGGGGTGCTGCCCACCACCATTGATACGCCGGCCAACCGCGCGAGTATGCCCCATACTGATCCGTCGACGTGGGCGAAGCCGGAATCCATCGCCGACACGCTGCTCTTCCTCGCTTCGGACGAAGCCGGTCAGATCAGCGGGGCCGCGATTCCCGTCGGCACCGGAGGCGGTGCAACACCGGCGGGCAAGCTGTAG
- a CDS encoding sulfite exporter TauE/SafE family protein encodes MSILGHEQTGLALLSGALVGLSLGLTGAGGSLLAIPLLVYVLKLGLHEATTISLLLLGLSAALSLVGYFRTGDVKVRPALVFSPTGAVGAWLGALGQQLVRSEIFLLSFSLLMMVMAIVGRWLSTEITAKMFAALTIGVAVILMFDNAPKVFTVPA; translated from the coding sequence GTGAGCATCCTTGGTCATGAACAAACAGGACTCGCGCTGCTCTCAGGCGCACTCGTCGGTCTGTCGCTCGGCCTGACCGGGGCCGGCGGCTCGCTGTTGGCGATTCCGCTCCTGGTCTACGTTCTGAAACTCGGTCTGCATGAAGCAACCACGATCTCATTGCTCTTGCTCGGACTGTCGGCAGCGCTCAGTCTCGTGGGATACTTCCGGACCGGCGATGTGAAGGTAAGACCGGCGCTCGTTTTCAGTCCAACGGGTGCGGTCGGAGCATGGCTTGGGGCGCTCGGCCAGCAATTGGTCCGCTCTGAAATCTTTTTGCTCTCGTTCAGCCTTCTTATGATGGTGATGGCCATAGTGGGACGATGGCTTTCCACTGAAATCACAGCCAAGATGTTCGCCGCTCTCACCATAGGAGTCGCCGTCATCCTGATGTTCGACAATGCGCCCAAGGTATTCACCGTGCCGGCGTGA
- a CDS encoding cupin domain-containing protein produces MRRALIISIGLFMTASTVSAESGQVTPLMNKDLKEIAGKEVVLITVDYPPGASDLAHRHHAHVFVYVLEGSIVMQVKDGKQVTLGPGQTFYESPDDIHAVGHNASETKPAKFLVFFVKDKKTPLLSPTQ; encoded by the coding sequence ATGAGAAGGGCATTGATCATATCGATCGGACTGTTCATGACGGCCAGTACCGTGTCCGCTGAATCAGGACAGGTCACCCCACTCATGAATAAGGACTTAAAGGAGATTGCCGGTAAAGAAGTTGTCCTGATTACGGTTGACTACCCGCCGGGTGCTTCGGATCTTGCCCATCGCCATCATGCGCATGTCTTCGTGTATGTCCTGGAAGGATCCATAGTGATGCAGGTGAAGGACGGAAAGCAGGTGACACTTGGACCGGGACAAACCTTCTATGAGTCACCGGACGATATTCATGCGGTGGGTCACAACGCCAGCGAGACAAAGCCGGCTAAATTTCTCGTGTTCTTTGTGAAGGATAAGAAAACGCCACTGCTTTCACCCACGCAATGA
- a CDS encoding DUF5069 domain-containing protein, with amino-acid sequence MKTDLDKVRKLAKDLREGYPRSPREKLGGYVIAARCADKCRAFLLGMNGEYNYWPCSLASQWFAFTGITPEQFKDVVATGANDEEIATWISGASKVKDADEVLKWNNAMRDMRLSDMSLQAQQYLEEYIPRFVPQPRPVYVWFDVYDLEEKRY; translated from the coding sequence ATGAAGACGGACCTCGACAAAGTGAGAAAGCTGGCCAAGGATCTCCGAGAGGGCTACCCGCGGAGTCCGCGAGAGAAGCTGGGCGGTTATGTGATTGCGGCTCGTTGCGCGGATAAGTGCCGGGCGTTCTTGCTGGGCATGAACGGCGAGTACAACTATTGGCCCTGTTCGTTGGCGAGCCAATGGTTTGCATTCACCGGGATCACGCCCGAACAGTTCAAGGACGTCGTCGCGACGGGAGCGAACGATGAGGAGATCGCGACCTGGATCTCTGGTGCATCCAAGGTCAAGGACGCGGATGAGGTGCTGAAATGGAATAATGCGATGCGTGATATGCGGTTGAGCGACATGAGTCTCCAGGCACAACAGTACCTGGAGGAATACATTCCGAGGTTCGTGCCGCAACCTCGTCCGGTCTATGTATGGTTCGACGTGTATGATCTGGAAGAAAAGCGATACTGA
- a CDS encoding SDR family oxidoreductase, producing MTKAAVAGFTRGLARDLAPQGITVNNIQPGPIDTEMNPANGPFAETLKGLMAVKRYGRGDEIAAMVAYLAGPEAGFVTGASLTIDGGFAT from the coding sequence ATGACAAAAGCAGCTGTCGCTGGATTTACGCGTGGGCTTGCCCGTGATCTGGCTCCGCAAGGTATCACAGTCAACAATATTCAACCTGGGCCTATCGACACTGAAATGAACCCAGCCAATGGCCCTTTTGCAGAAACACTGAAGGGGTTAATGGCCGTGAAGCGTTATGGACGTGGGGATGAAATCGCCGCCATGGTGGCATACCTAGCAGGGCCCGAAGCTGGCTTTGTGACTGGGGCGAGCTTGACGATTGATGGCGGCTTTGCAACCTAG
- a CDS encoding Na+/H+ antiporter, which yields MDSLHQLEIIILLLAIVLALTTVARRILIPYPILLVVGGLVLAMVPGLPTVTLNSDLVFLVFLPPILWAAAYFTSWRDFRRNIRPISLLAVGLVLATTAVVAAVAHAVLGFGWAEAVALGAIVSPPDAVSATAIGKRLNMPRRIVTILEGESLVNDATALVLYRAAVAAVVSGGFVPGDALFQFVYAAVAGVVVGVCVGWVTRWALHAVEDSFTEIAATLLAPYVAWVIGESIHASAVLSCVAGGIYLRQHFSMAVAPSTRLQGRAVWDLVVFVLNGVIFIMIGLQLGTLREAVPSDRLWSIAIGGTLISVAAIIVRLGWVPLIATIPRYLSSTLRARDPLPPWPHIFLVAWTGMREIVTLAAAMALPVSTSTGAPFPFRSEIILLSFMVILATLVVQGLTLAPLIRTLGITGGPEGEEEEMHAREQAAAAALSRLNELTKEDWTKPAHVDQLELHYGQRLRRFSPNAEIDPDCKKETSEAFLRLREEILAAERSALIRLRDEGTISDEVLHRLEQEVDVEALRLGLGERRLHHAQ from the coding sequence ATGGACAGCCTACACCAGCTCGAAATCATCATACTACTGCTCGCGATCGTGCTGGCCCTCACGACCGTGGCGCGCCGGATCTTGATCCCCTATCCCATTCTACTCGTCGTCGGCGGACTCGTATTGGCCATGGTGCCGGGATTGCCGACGGTCACCTTGAATTCCGATCTGGTCTTTTTGGTCTTCTTGCCTCCGATCCTATGGGCGGCCGCCTACTTCACTTCCTGGCGCGATTTCCGCCGGAACATCCGCCCGATCTCGCTCTTGGCGGTGGGGCTTGTGCTGGCGACCACGGCAGTTGTCGCGGCAGTCGCACATGCCGTGTTGGGGTTCGGTTGGGCTGAAGCCGTTGCACTCGGCGCCATCGTGTCTCCCCCGGATGCCGTATCGGCCACGGCCATCGGCAAACGGCTCAACATGCCGCGCCGGATCGTCACGATCCTAGAAGGCGAAAGTCTTGTCAACGACGCAACGGCATTAGTCCTCTATCGGGCCGCCGTGGCAGCGGTCGTCAGCGGCGGTTTCGTACCGGGCGATGCGCTATTCCAATTTGTTTATGCTGCGGTCGCCGGCGTCGTGGTCGGAGTTTGTGTCGGATGGGTGACGCGATGGGCGCTCCACGCCGTTGAGGACAGCTTTACCGAGATCGCAGCGACCTTATTGGCTCCTTACGTGGCATGGGTGATTGGTGAATCGATCCATGCCTCTGCGGTGCTGTCCTGCGTTGCCGGAGGCATCTATCTACGGCAACATTTCAGCATGGCGGTTGCGCCGAGCACTAGACTTCAGGGACGTGCCGTGTGGGATTTAGTCGTATTCGTGTTGAACGGTGTGATTTTCATCATGATCGGTTTGCAGCTGGGCACGCTTCGGGAAGCCGTTCCGTCGGATCGATTGTGGTCCATTGCGATCGGCGGGACACTCATTAGCGTGGCGGCCATTATCGTCCGATTGGGATGGGTTCCTTTGATCGCAACCATCCCCCGATACCTGAGTTCAACACTCCGTGCCCGGGACCCGCTGCCGCCTTGGCCTCATATTTTTTTGGTGGCTTGGACGGGCATGCGGGAGATTGTGACGTTGGCGGCCGCAATGGCCTTGCCCGTTTCAACCAGCACCGGCGCACCATTTCCCTTCCGGTCGGAAATCATCCTGCTCAGCTTTATGGTGATTCTTGCCACGTTGGTCGTCCAGGGGTTGACGTTGGCTCCGCTGATACGAACACTCGGAATAACCGGTGGTCCTGAGGGAGAGGAAGAAGAAATGCATGCGCGGGAACAGGCGGCTGCGGCGGCATTGTCCCGTCTGAACGAATTGACCAAAGAAGATTGGACGAAACCGGCTCATGTCGACCAATTGGAATTGCATTATGGTCAACGTCTTCGGCGCTTCTCTCCGAATGCCGAGATCGATCCTGATTGTAAGAAAGAAACGAGCGAAGCCTTTCTTCGACTCAGAGAAGAGATCCTAGCAGCCGAACGTTCAGCGTTGATCCGGCTCCGGGATGAAGGCACGATCAGTGACGAGGTTCTGCACCGCTTGGAACAGGAGGTGGATGTCGAAGCATTGCGGCTGGGGCTCGGCGAACGACGGTTGCATCATGCTCAGTGA